One window of the Salvia splendens isolate huo1 chromosome 1, SspV2, whole genome shotgun sequence genome contains the following:
- the LOC121757319 gene encoding uncharacterized protein LOC121757319: MAPRGGGGGSQIQSAEDFSSPYYLHPSDNPGLQLVPQPLIGSNYINWSRSMSTVLLAKNKLLFVNGVLLKPTDDDLLYSAWIRCNSMVVSWIRNSLSPQICSSIMYLEDAKEIWSDLRDRFSQCDSARIYQLRQRIMSLTQRDDDINNYFC; the protein is encoded by the coding sequence ATGGCTCctcgcggcggcggcggcggcagtcAGATCCAGTCAGCGGAGGATTTCTCCAGCCCTTACTACCTTCATCCAAGTGATAATCCCGGCCTTCAATTGGTACCTCAGCCACTCATCGGTTCCAATTACATCAATTGGAGCCGATCTATGTCTACGGTTCTCTTAGCTAAGAATAAGTTGTTATTTGTCAATGGTGTTTTGTTGAAGCCTACTGATGATGATCTCCTATATTCCGCTTGGATCCGATGCAATAGTATGGTTGTTTCCTGGATTAGGAACTCTCTATCGCCTCAGATATGTTCTAGCATCATGTATCTCGAGGATGCGAAGGAAATCTGGTCAGATCTACGCGATCGATTTTCACAATGTGATTCTGCTCGCATTTATCAGCTAAGGCAGAGAATCATGTCTCTGACTCAGAGAGATGATGATATCAACAATTACTTCTGTTAA